One window from the genome of Pseudomonas sp. L5B5 encodes:
- a CDS encoding FecR family protein: protein MSEQILSEAEYDAITQAAAQWCMRLHEPDCSEAERLAFQQWHDADPLHAFEYEAMREIWEVADQLPSSTLAPAASLRSPRRTWQHYGAAAAIALCVLPLAAYSGWEMGWLPSSYERFEAGDSLRSVTLADGSQVELNLGSSLVYSNYKDQRRVTLKKGEAFFKVSHDSSHPFVVKAANGQVKVTGTQFNVWLYEDQVRVTLLQGSVLVSSNTALPGEGFRLEPGMQARYKGGDYEPQISQTYSHDSSLAWRNGKLVLDNLSLNDALPLINRYLDTPAQVADSNTGKIRVGGIYNTREIKSLLTSLPKVLPVYLTRNRDGNPVINSLPQSPPKS, encoded by the coding sequence ATGAGCGAACAGATCCTCTCGGAAGCCGAATACGACGCCATCACCCAAGCTGCCGCCCAATGGTGCATGCGCCTGCATGAACCGGACTGCAGCGAGGCCGAACGCCTGGCTTTCCAGCAATGGCATGATGCCGACCCCCTCCACGCCTTCGAATACGAGGCCATGCGCGAGATATGGGAGGTGGCGGATCAACTGCCGTCCTCGACCCTCGCCCCTGCTGCATCCCTGCGTTCCCCACGGCGAACCTGGCAGCACTACGGCGCGGCGGCAGCGATCGCCCTTTGCGTTCTGCCCCTGGCCGCCTACAGCGGCTGGGAGATGGGCTGGCTGCCCTCCTCCTACGAGCGTTTCGAGGCTGGCGACAGCCTGCGCAGCGTCACCCTGGCCGACGGCAGCCAAGTGGAACTGAACCTGGGCAGTAGCTTGGTCTACAGCAACTACAAGGACCAGCGCCGAGTCACCCTGAAAAAAGGCGAGGCCTTCTTCAAGGTCAGCCACGACAGCAGCCATCCGTTCGTGGTCAAGGCTGCCAACGGTCAGGTCAAGGTCACCGGTACCCAATTCAATGTGTGGCTGTACGAGGACCAGGTGCGGGTCACCCTGCTCCAGGGGTCGGTCCTGGTGAGCAGCAACACCGCCTTGCCCGGCGAGGGTTTCCGTCTCGAGCCAGGCATGCAGGCCCGCTACAAGGGCGGCGACTACGAGCCGCAGATCAGCCAGACCTACAGCCATGACAGCTCCCTGGCCTGGCGCAACGGCAAGCTGGTACTGGACAACCTGTCGCTCAACGATGCGTTGCCGCTGATCAACCGCTACCTCGACACCCCGGCGCAGGTCGCCGATAGCAACACCGGCAAGATCCGCGTCGGTGGCATCTACAACACCCGCGAGATCAAGAGCCTGCTGACCTCTTTGCCCAAGGTGCTGCCGGTCTACCTGACCCGTAACCGCGACGGCAATCCGGTGATCAACTCGCTGCCGCAGTCCCCGCCAAAAAGCTGA
- a CDS encoding PepSY domain-containing protein, with protein sequence MLKHTFAALFACATLFGASAALADHPQAGWITIEKAIETAKTKAGYVAIYKIEADNDGYWEGEGRKSDGSVYEFRIDGTSGNILRDQKD encoded by the coding sequence ATGCTGAAGCACACTTTTGCCGCACTGTTTGCCTGCGCCACCCTGTTTGGCGCTTCCGCCGCGCTGGCCGATCACCCGCAGGCGGGCTGGATCACCATCGAGAAAGCCATTGAAACGGCAAAGACCAAGGCCGGCTACGTGGCTATCTACAAGATCGAAGCGGACAACGACGGCTACTGGGAAGGTGAGGGGCGCAAGTCCGATGGCAGTGTCTACGAGTTCCGGATCGACGGAACCTCGGGAAACATCCTGCGCGACCAGAAGGATTGA
- a CDS encoding Ldh family oxidoreductase: MSASSLVETPCQYLSMPALVQLLETILLRHGCSAEVARSLAENCAMAERDGAHSHGVFRIPGYLSTLDSGWVDGRAVPVVEDVAAAFARVDAANGFAQPALAAGRELLVSKARHAGIALLAIRNSHHFAALWPDVEPFAEEGLVALSVVNSMTCVVPHGADRPLFGTNPIAFAAPQAHGHPIVFDLATSTIAHGDVQIAAAKGERLPPGIGVDSLGQPTQDPGAILEGGALLPFGGHKGSALSMMVELLCAGLTGGNFSFEFDWSNHPGAKTPWTGQLLIVIDPGKGAGQNFAERSQELVRQMHAAGLKRLPGDRRHWQRERSRETGIAIPCERLEQLQALALA, translated from the coding sequence ATGTCTGCATCGTCCCTGGTTGAAACTCCCTGCCAATACCTGTCCATGCCAGCCTTGGTGCAGTTGCTGGAGACGATTCTCCTGCGCCACGGTTGCAGCGCCGAGGTCGCCCGCAGCCTGGCCGAGAACTGTGCCATGGCCGAGCGTGATGGCGCTCACAGCCACGGCGTGTTTCGTATCCCCGGTTATCTCTCGACCCTGGACAGTGGCTGGGTCGACGGCCGTGCCGTGCCGGTGGTGGAAGATGTGGCTGCGGCGTTCGCGCGAGTCGATGCCGCCAACGGTTTTGCCCAGCCGGCCTTGGCCGCTGGACGCGAACTGCTGGTGAGCAAGGCCCGCCACGCCGGAATCGCCCTGCTGGCGATCCGCAATTCGCACCATTTCGCTGCACTCTGGCCGGATGTCGAGCCCTTTGCCGAAGAAGGGCTGGTGGCCCTGAGCGTGGTCAACAGCATGACTTGCGTGGTCCCCCATGGCGCCGACCGACCGCTGTTCGGCACCAACCCGATTGCGTTCGCCGCACCCCAGGCCCACGGGCATCCGATCGTCTTCGACCTGGCCACCAGCACCATCGCCCATGGCGACGTGCAGATAGCCGCAGCCAAGGGTGAGCGCCTGCCTCCCGGGATCGGGGTCGACAGCCTGGGCCAACCGACCCAGGACCCGGGGGCGATCCTCGAGGGCGGCGCCTTGTTGCCCTTCGGCGGTCACAAGGGATCGGCGTTGTCGATGATGGTGGAGCTGCTCTGCGCCGGGCTGACCGGGGGCAACTTCTCGTTCGAGTTCGACTGGTCCAATCATCCGGGAGCCAAGACCCCCTGGACCGGTCAGTTGCTGATCGTCATCGATCCGGGCAAGGGCGCCGGCCAGAACTTTGCCGAGCGCAGCCAGGAGCTGGTGCGGCAGATGCATGCGGCAGGCCTGAAACGCTTGCCGGGGGATCGCCGTCACTGGCAGCGCGAGCGCTCTCGGGAAACGGGTATCGCCATTCCCTGCGAGCGGTTGGAGCAGCTTCAGGCATTGGCGCTGGCGTGA
- a CDS encoding DUF883 family protein has product MARKTAAQAENDQIKDQAFSELQALIEESEKLLKGSAALVGEEGESLRRQVSLKLKQALDSVTNVRERSKPVVDATEQYIGGHPWQTVAISAGVGLVVGLLLGRRS; this is encoded by the coding sequence ATGGCTCGTAAAACTGCCGCGCAAGCGGAAAACGATCAAATCAAGGACCAGGCATTCAGCGAGTTGCAGGCGCTGATCGAAGAATCGGAAAAACTGCTCAAGGGCAGCGCTGCCCTGGTCGGCGAGGAAGGTGAAAGCCTGCGCCGCCAGGTGAGCCTCAAGCTCAAGCAGGCGCTGGACTCGGTAACCAATGTGCGTGAGCGCAGCAAGCCGGTGGTGGACGCCACCGAACAGTACATCGGTGGTCATCCCTGGCAGACCGTGGCCATCTCCGCAGGCGTCGGCCTGGTAGTCGGCCTGTTGCTCGGCCGCCGCTCCTGA
- a CDS encoding LysR family transcriptional regulator → MNQMNIASIDLNLLKAFEALHDESSASRAALRLGVTQSAMSAALRRLREMYGDQLFVRTGRGLAPTLKANQLKPVVSEALNKCRQSLAMVAPDSADYQGRAVTVGLSDDFEIAYGRRLIEAVARRAPKLRLIFRQTHSQIVAEALLQRSVDLAISAGGFAQRMLSRQVLGEGGYLCLADPASLAAGQEQIDIEEFVEREHLLVSSQGFIGITDEGLATLGLSRQVCASTTHFAALPFLLKGSQAVATIPAHAARCIAEFTGLRVLPCPLALPRYPIELGWRTSAQIDPLLVKVREAIVESFAVTCSPPSGD, encoded by the coding sequence ATGAACCAGATGAATATCGCCAGCATCGACCTCAATCTGCTCAAGGCGTTCGAAGCCTTGCATGATGAGTCCAGCGCCAGCCGCGCAGCCCTGCGCCTGGGCGTGACCCAGTCGGCCATGAGTGCCGCCTTGCGTCGGCTGCGGGAAATGTACGGCGATCAGTTGTTCGTGCGTACCGGTCGCGGGCTGGCGCCGACCCTCAAGGCCAACCAGCTAAAACCGGTGGTCAGCGAGGCTTTGAACAAGTGCCGGCAGAGCCTGGCGATGGTGGCGCCGGACAGCGCCGACTATCAGGGCCGGGCAGTCACCGTGGGGCTCTCGGATGACTTCGAGATCGCCTATGGCCGGCGCCTGATCGAGGCCGTCGCCCGGCGTGCGCCCAAGCTGCGCCTGATCTTTCGCCAGACCCACAGCCAGATCGTCGCCGAGGCGCTGTTGCAGCGCAGCGTCGACCTGGCGATCAGCGCCGGCGGGTTCGCCCAGCGCATGCTCAGCCGCCAGGTCCTGGGGGAAGGTGGCTACCTGTGCCTGGCGGACCCGGCCAGCCTCGCCGCGGGGCAGGAGCAGATCGATATCGAGGAGTTCGTCGAGCGCGAACACCTGCTGGTATCGTCACAGGGTTTCATCGGCATCACCGACGAGGGGCTGGCGACGCTGGGGCTGAGTCGCCAGGTATGCGCCTCGACCACGCATTTTGCAGCGTTGCCGTTTCTGCTCAAGGGCAGCCAGGCGGTGGCCACCATCCCCGCCCATGCTGCCCGATGCATTGCCGAGTTCACCGGCTTGCGAGTACTGCCCTGCCCCCTGGCGCTGCCACGCTACCCCATCGAGCTGGGCTGGCGTACCAGCGCGCAGATCGACCCGCTGCTGGTGAAGGTGCGCGAAGCGATCGTCGAGAGCTTTGCCGTTACTTGCTCGCCGCCATCAGGCGATTGA
- a CDS encoding carbon-nitrogen hydrolase family protein: MPTSIVAALQIGALPGGKAETLEQILSYEDAIIEAGAKLVVMPEALLGGYPKGEGFGTQLGYRLPEGREAFARYFANAIDVPGVETEALAGLSARTGANLVLGVIERSGSSLYCTALYFDPQQGLVGKHRKLMPTGTERLIWGKGDGSTLPVLDTQVGRIGAVICWENMMPLLRTAMYAQGIEVWCAPTVDEREMWQVSMRHVAHEGRCFVVSACQVQDSPEALGVEVANWPAQRPLIAGGSVIIGPMGDVLAGPLVGRAGLISAVIDTDDLVKARYDYDVVGHYARPDVFELTVDQRPRPGVRFT; encoded by the coding sequence ATGCCCACATCCATAGTCGCAGCCCTGCAGATCGGTGCCTTGCCAGGCGGCAAGGCCGAAACCCTGGAGCAGATCCTGTCCTACGAGGACGCCATCATCGAAGCCGGTGCCAAGCTGGTGGTGATGCCCGAAGCCCTGCTCGGCGGGTATCCCAAGGGCGAGGGGTTCGGCACCCAACTGGGCTACCGCCTGCCCGAGGGACGTGAGGCCTTCGCGCGCTACTTCGCCAATGCGATCGATGTGCCGGGCGTGGAAACCGAGGCCCTGGCGGGGCTCTCGGCCCGTACCGGCGCCAACCTGGTGCTGGGGGTGATCGAGCGCAGCGGCAGCAGCTTGTATTGCACCGCGCTGTATTTCGATCCGCAGCAAGGGCTGGTGGGCAAGCACCGCAAGCTGATGCCCACCGGGACCGAGCGGCTGATCTGGGGCAAGGGCGACGGCTCCACCTTGCCGGTCCTGGATACTCAGGTCGGCCGGATCGGTGCGGTGATCTGCTGGGAAAACATGATGCCGTTGCTGCGTACGGCCATGTACGCCCAGGGCATCGAAGTCTGGTGCGCGCCCACGGTGGACGAGCGCGAGATGTGGCAAGTGAGCATGCGGCATGTGGCCCACGAGGGACGCTGCTTCGTGGTCAGTGCCTGCCAGGTGCAGGATTCGCCCGAGGCGCTGGGCGTGGAGGTGGCCAACTGGCCGGCGCAACGGCCATTGATCGCCGGCGGTAGTGTCATCATCGGCCCCATGGGCGATGTGCTGGCCGGACCACTGGTGGGCCGTGCCGGGCTGATCAGCGCGGTCATCGATACCGACGATCTGGTGAAGGCCCGCTATGACTATGACGTGGTGGGGCACTACGCGCGCCCGGACGTGTTCGAGCTGACCGTGGACCAGCGTCCGCGTCCTGGCGTGCGTTTTACCTGA
- a CDS encoding GNAT family N-acetyltransferase, with the protein MDPRPTPPLSTKRLLLRPLELADAAAIQGLFPQWEVVRYLNANVPWPYPADGALSFVRDMALPATARGEEWHWTIRLREAPEQMIGSISLMHETDNNRGFWLAPQWQGQGYMSEACQVVDHYWFEVLEQPLMRVPKAAPNQGSRRISERGGMRLVRSDAGQFVSGSFPLDIWEITREEWRRLAPLTPLR; encoded by the coding sequence ATGGACCCGCGCCCGACTCCCCCCCTGAGCACCAAGCGCCTGCTGCTGCGCCCCCTGGAGCTGGCCGACGCCGCCGCCATCCAGGGCCTGTTTCCGCAATGGGAAGTGGTGCGCTACCTCAATGCCAACGTGCCCTGGCCCTACCCGGCCGATGGCGCCCTGAGCTTCGTGCGTGACATGGCCTTGCCGGCGACGGCCCGTGGCGAGGAATGGCACTGGACCATCCGCCTGCGCGAGGCACCCGAGCAAATGATCGGCAGCATCAGCCTGATGCACGAGACCGACAACAACCGCGGCTTCTGGCTGGCCCCGCAGTGGCAGGGCCAGGGCTACATGAGCGAGGCGTGCCAGGTGGTGGATCACTACTGGTTCGAAGTGCTGGAGCAACCGCTGATGCGGGTGCCCAAGGCGGCCCCCAACCAAGGGTCGCGGCGGATTTCCGAACGCGGCGGGATGCGCCTGGTGCGTTCCGACGCCGGCCAGTTCGTCAGTGGCAGCTTCCCTCTGGACATATGGGAAATCACCCGCGAAGAATGGCGGCGCCTGGCGCCACTGACGCCCCTCAGGTAA
- a CDS encoding LysR family transcriptional regulator: MLRNVTDMDLRLLRIFSVVVKCGGFTAAQAELNMSQSNISMHISSLEKRLGYRLCERGKGGFRLTEKGQRILAAAQALFGAVEVFKDEAQELSGRLVGDLYLGLADNIATLPAARIDAAIARFYRREHDLHLHVFINSPTELERAVIDGQLDLAISYFSRTLPTLDYQPLYAEEIALFCGVSHPLFTVPQPELAHIKACDWIKHGFLPASQVLPVTPQRASATAYHMEAVVHGVLAGTHLGYLPSHYAQPWVTAGQMRVLHPETLRYEVHHSMITHAGHVPGEALKAFIADLLAEHGG, translated from the coding sequence GTGCTTAGAAACGTCACCGACATGGACCTGCGCCTGCTGCGGATTTTCTCCGTGGTGGTCAAGTGCGGCGGGTTCACCGCGGCCCAGGCCGAGCTGAACATGAGTCAGTCGAATATCAGCATGCATATTTCCAGCCTGGAAAAACGCCTCGGCTACCGGCTTTGCGAGCGCGGCAAGGGCGGCTTTCGCCTGACCGAGAAGGGCCAGCGGATCCTGGCGGCGGCCCAGGCCCTGTTCGGCGCGGTGGAGGTGTTCAAGGACGAGGCCCAGGAACTGTCCGGGCGCCTGGTGGGGGATCTGTACCTGGGGCTGGCGGACAACATCGCCACCTTGCCTGCTGCCCGCATCGATGCGGCCATCGCCCGCTTCTATCGCCGCGAGCATGACCTGCACCTGCATGTGTTCATCAACTCGCCTACGGAGCTTGAGCGGGCGGTGATCGACGGTCAGTTGGACCTGGCCATTTCCTATTTCAGCCGCACCCTGCCGACCCTCGACTATCAGCCGCTGTACGCCGAGGAGATCGCCCTGTTCTGCGGTGTCTCGCACCCGCTGTTCACTGTCCCTCAGCCAGAACTTGCGCACATCAAGGCCTGTGATTGGATCAAGCACGGCTTCCTGCCGGCCAGCCAGGTGCTGCCGGTGACGCCCCAGCGCGCCTCGGCCACCGCCTACCACATGGAGGCGGTAGTCCATGGAGTGCTGGCGGGCACCCACCTGGGCTACCTGCCCAGCCACTATGCCCAGCCCTGGGTCACGGCGGGGCAGATGCGTGTGCTGCACCCCGAAACACTGCGCTACGAGGTGCACCACAGCATGATCACCCATGCCGGACATGTCCCTGGCGAAGCATTGAAGGCGTTTATCGCCGACCTGCTGGCCGAACATGGCGGCTGA
- a CDS encoding iron-containing alcohol dehydrogenase, with translation MPPSIHYWNYPTEIFCGVEALHGLAQRCALLGMARPLLVTDPGMLELEPFRLLTAHLEQSRQDFAVFAELASNPSLDDVQRGVQAFRAGGHDSLIALGGGSAMDAAKGIALAAVDPQGLQRFQWSRVIEHYPSLSDFPRLGLPPLIALPTTAGTGSELGREAVLTDSQQQVKRVISHPELLPACVILDPLLTRSLPPTLTAATGMDALTHHIEAFCSPLYHPMSSAIAVEGMRLVQQHLPRAVSHGQDLQAREGMLVASAMAAVAFQKGLGGVHALAHPLGARYHRHHGLLNAILLPYVLVANQPVIAAEIGRLARYLDLPGGDFQGFLDWILALRAELGIPHCLADIGLDSHDAEWVGTQALADTSSSDTNARPLSAADYSQIFRNAVHGVLPGARP, from the coding sequence ATGCCCCCGTCCATCCACTACTGGAATTACCCCACCGAGATCTTCTGCGGCGTCGAGGCCCTGCACGGCCTGGCCCAGCGTTGCGCCCTGCTGGGCATGGCCAGGCCCTTGCTGGTCACCGACCCGGGCATGCTCGAACTGGAACCCTTTCGCCTGTTGACAGCGCACCTGGAGCAAAGCCGCCAGGACTTTGCGGTATTTGCCGAGCTGGCCAGCAACCCGAGCCTGGACGATGTACAGCGCGGCGTCCAAGCCTTCAGGGCCGGCGGCCACGACTCGCTGATCGCCCTGGGCGGCGGCAGCGCCATGGATGCCGCCAAGGGCATCGCCCTGGCCGCCGTGGACCCGCAAGGGCTGCAGCGTTTCCAATGGTCCCGGGTGATCGAGCACTACCCGAGCCTCAGTGACTTTCCGCGCCTGGGCCTGCCGCCCCTGATCGCCCTGCCCACCACTGCCGGCACCGGTTCCGAGCTGGGCCGCGAAGCGGTACTGACCGACAGCCAGCAGCAGGTCAAACGGGTGATCAGCCATCCGGAACTGCTGCCCGCCTGCGTGATCCTCGACCCGCTGCTGACCCGCAGCCTGCCGCCGACGCTGACCGCCGCCACCGGCATGGATGCCCTGACCCACCATATCGAGGCGTTCTGCTCGCCGCTGTACCACCCGATGTCCAGCGCGATTGCCGTGGAAGGCATGCGCCTGGTGCAGCAGCACCTGCCCCGGGCAGTGAGCCATGGCCAGGACCTGCAGGCCCGGGAAGGCATGCTGGTGGCCTCGGCGATGGCCGCTGTGGCCTTCCAGAAGGGCCTGGGCGGGGTCCACGCCCTGGCTCATCCCCTGGGCGCCCGCTATCACCGCCACCATGGCCTGCTCAATGCCATCCTCCTGCCCTATGTGCTGGTGGCCAACCAGCCGGTGATTGCCGCAGAGATCGGGCGCCTGGCCCGCTACCTGGACTTGCCCGGGGGAGATTTCCAGGGGTTCCTGGACTGGATCCTGGCCCTGCGCGCCGAACTGGGCATCCCCCACTGCCTGGCGGATATCGGCCTGGATAGCCATGACGCCGAATGGGTCGGGACCCAGGCCCTGGCGGATACCTCGTCCTCGGACACCAATGCCCGGCCGCTGAGCGCCGCCGACTACAGCCAGATTTTTCGCAACGCCGTGCACGGTGTACTGCCCGGGGCACGCCCATGA
- a CDS encoding APC family permease, which yields MTDFLPTPGTDEHLLHHQGYRQELHRGLSLWSSFSVGFATVSPVVGIYSVMALGAMSTGPSWVWIVPLCLALQMLVALIYAELASQYPLAGGCYQWVKRLAGDRWAWFTGFMYLASALASLTTVAYLGGFWLWLFVTGTPPSANAQVFSGAVLLALGLGVNLLGINPLKYFVNAGIIAEAIASIGIGVLLLLFFRNHDWSLLLEGLNDPASGDGSSLGGFVTAMAVGGWAFLGFDACSQVSEETADARTSTPRAILRSMLLVGLTVMLTAFAVTLSFTDTAGLVAGQVVDPVTPAVVAAFGAWAERPFVGVVLVAFIACVVSVQTYIGRAVFGMARDSILPASAFLRRVDGRKVPFAAMLLSTLLASFGLALGLNATAVGTLIAFGSGGFFMVFLIVIGCALVHRLRGRWRPDAGVFNLGRWGLPVNLAAFAWLLFESINVAWPRESLAPPGAPWFQVWAVVLVFSTLAALGLIYMVLAKPYLRRDRNVSNRG from the coding sequence ATGACTGATTTCCTGCCCACTCCGGGCACCGATGAACACTTGCTGCACCACCAGGGCTACCGCCAGGAACTGCATCGCGGCCTGTCCCTGTGGTCGTCGTTCTCCGTAGGCTTCGCCACGGTTTCGCCAGTGGTAGGGATCTATTCGGTGATGGCCCTCGGTGCCATGAGCACCGGCCCATCCTGGGTGTGGATCGTGCCTCTGTGCCTGGCCCTGCAGATGCTGGTGGCGCTGATCTATGCCGAACTCGCCTCGCAGTACCCCCTGGCCGGTGGCTGCTATCAGTGGGTCAAGCGCCTGGCGGGAGACCGCTGGGCCTGGTTCACCGGATTCATGTACCTGGCCTCGGCCCTGGCGTCCCTGACCACCGTGGCCTATCTGGGCGGGTTCTGGCTGTGGCTGTTTGTCACCGGCACGCCACCTTCGGCCAATGCCCAGGTGTTCAGCGGCGCCGTGCTGCTGGCACTGGGGCTGGGGGTCAACCTGCTGGGGATCAACCCGCTGAAGTACTTCGTCAACGCCGGGATCATCGCCGAAGCCATCGCCTCCATCGGGATCGGCGTGCTGTTGCTGCTGTTCTTTCGCAACCACGACTGGTCGCTGCTGCTGGAAGGCCTGAACGACCCCGCCAGCGGCGACGGCTCCAGCCTGGGTGGCTTCGTCACTGCCATGGCAGTGGGCGGCTGGGCGTTCCTGGGCTTCGACGCCTGCTCCCAGGTGTCCGAGGAAACCGCCGACGCCCGCACCTCCACGCCGCGGGCCATCCTGCGCTCGATGCTGCTGGTGGGGCTGACGGTAATGCTCACCGCCTTTGCCGTGACCCTGTCCTTTACCGACACCGCGGGCCTGGTGGCCGGCCAAGTGGTGGACCCGGTCACCCCGGCGGTAGTCGCAGCCTTTGGCGCCTGGGCCGAGCGACCCTTTGTCGGCGTGGTGCTGGTGGCCTTCATTGCCTGCGTGGTCTCGGTGCAGACCTATATCGGCCGCGCGGTGTTCGGCATGGCCCGGGACTCGATCCTGCCCGCCTCGGCGTTCCTGCGCCGGGTGGATGGGCGCAAGGTGCCCTTCGCCGCCATGCTCCTGAGCACCCTGCTTGCCAGTTTCGGCCTGGCCCTGGGCCTGAACGCCACTGCCGTAGGCACCCTGATCGCCTTCGGTAGTGGTGGCTTCTTCATGGTGTTCCTGATCGTGATCGGTTGTGCCCTGGTTCATCGCCTGCGTGGTCGCTGGCGGCCCGACGCCGGGGTGTTCAACCTCGGCCGCTGGGGTCTGCCGGTGAATCTCGCGGCCTTTGCCTGGCTGCTGTTCGAGAGCATCAACGTGGCCTGGCCCCGGGAATCCCTGGCACCGCCCGGAGCGCCCTGGTTCCAGGTCTGGGCGGTGGTGCTGGTGTTCTCGACCCTGGCCGCGCTGGGCCTGATCTACATGGTCCTGGCCAAGCCCTACCTGCGCCGCGACCGCAACGTATCCAACCGCGGCTGA
- a CDS encoding ferric reductase-like transmembrane domain-containing protein — protein MKTWPTIVGVLLITTFTLLLQIPSQTWLTSATLSLVLGSTALAYMALSCLLSSRWRWVERLFGGLDRVYETHKWLGIWALAFASYHLVFKANLDEWGSVPILELSKYWTRMVRQLSYVALGLIVLLALNRNIPYSQWRWWHKLSGPLFLIVILHWLSFKSPIALDTPSGIWLGVLCLLGVLGALYKLLLYPFLAKAGEYRVTAVGVERNSLHLELIPQGRGFPFKAGQFAFLAMQEKGLREPHPFTIASAQAHDGRIEFVIRALGDYTQRLHKQVKVGMLADIYAPYGRFKRPQQASREIWIGGGVGISPFIAWLQDQAAGQLDRATLVYCYNPSRAFPSVDALQGMAQARGVGFVANSAGVEPLTQTLRRAAAETDPAQIQVSFCGPKGLLGRVRELMRECRIPESNLHYEFFEFR, from the coding sequence TTGAAAACCTGGCCCACGATCGTCGGCGTCCTGCTGATCACCACATTCACCCTGCTTTTGCAAATCCCCAGCCAGACCTGGCTGACTTCCGCGACCCTGAGCCTGGTCCTGGGCAGTACTGCCCTGGCGTACATGGCACTGTCCTGCCTGCTGTCCAGCCGCTGGCGCTGGGTCGAGCGCCTGTTCGGTGGCCTCGACCGGGTGTACGAGACCCACAAGTGGCTGGGCATCTGGGCCCTGGCGTTCGCCAGTTATCACCTGGTGTTCAAGGCCAACCTGGACGAATGGGGCAGCGTGCCGATCCTCGAGCTGTCCAAGTACTGGACGCGCATGGTGCGCCAGTTGAGCTACGTGGCCCTGGGGCTGATCGTCCTGCTCGCACTGAACCGCAACATCCCCTACAGCCAGTGGCGCTGGTGGCACAAGCTGTCCGGCCCGCTGTTTTTGATCGTTATCCTGCACTGGCTGAGCTTCAAGTCGCCAATTGCCCTCGACACCCCATCGGGCATCTGGCTGGGCGTGCTGTGCCTGCTCGGAGTCCTGGGAGCCCTGTACAAGTTGCTGCTCTACCCGTTCCTGGCCAAGGCCGGCGAGTATCGGGTGACGGCGGTCGGGGTCGAACGCAACTCACTGCACCTGGAGCTGATTCCCCAGGGTCGGGGCTTTCCCTTCAAGGCAGGGCAGTTCGCTTTCCTGGCGATGCAGGAAAAGGGCCTGCGCGAGCCTCATCCGTTCACCATCGCCAGCGCCCAGGCCCATGACGGGCGCATCGAGTTCGTGATTCGCGCACTGGGCGACTACACCCAGCGGCTGCACAAGCAGGTCAAGGTCGGCATGCTGGCGGACATCTACGCCCCCTACGGCCGCTTCAAGCGCCCGCAACAGGCCAGCCGGGAAATCTGGATCGGCGGCGGGGTCGGCATCTCGCCATTCATTGCCTGGCTGCAGGACCAGGCCGCCGGGCAACTCGACCGGGCGACCCTGGTGTACTGCTACAACCCCTCTCGGGCCTTCCCCAGCGTCGATGCCCTGCAAGGCATGGCCCAGGCCCGCGGCGTCGGCTTCGTCGCCAACAGCGCTGGCGTCGAGCCCCTGACCCAGACGCTCAGGCGCGCGGCGGCGGAAACCGACCCGGCGCAGATCCAGGTCAGCTTCTGCGGGCCCAAGGGCTTGCTGGGACGCGTCCGGGAATTGATGCGCGAATGTCGGATTCCCGAGAGCAACCTGCATTACGAGTTCTTCGAATTTCGCTGA